Proteins encoded in a region of the Enterococcus gilvus ATCC BAA-350 genome:
- a CDS encoding TetR/AcrR family transcriptional regulator has translation MVRTQRIKRSHIIDGAYQLILNEGFNKFHARNIAQHISCSTQPIYREFANLAELKSVLTNRILVKYTDFLEDQEPKSLQALSAAITNYATDYPEEFYRFFLQDSDTIQLVKQATKDIFATIKLEKSNPLFFEFFWQYCIGKSALATNNSNHTDGLEEDRFFQF, from the coding sequence ATGGTTAGAACACAACGCATAAAAAGAAGTCACATCATTGATGGTGCGTATCAGTTGATTCTCAATGAAGGCTTCAATAAATTCCATGCCCGTAACATTGCCCAACACATCTCTTGCTCGACTCAACCGATCTATCGCGAGTTTGCTAACTTAGCTGAGCTGAAGTCGGTTTTGACCAATCGTATATTGGTCAAATATACAGATTTTCTAGAAGATCAGGAACCAAAATCTTTGCAAGCATTATCTGCAGCTATCACCAACTATGCTACTGACTATCCAGAGGAATTTTATCGTTTCTTCTTACAAGACTCCGATACGATCCAACTAGTCAAGCAAGCGACCAAAGATATCTTTGCCACGATCAAGCTAGAAAAAAGCAATCCCCTCTTTTTTGAATTTTTCTGGCAATACTGTATTGGAAAGTCCGCGCTTGCGACTAATAATTCCAATCATACAGATGGCTTGGAAGAAGACCGCTTTTTCCAATTTTAA